In the genome of Bryobacteraceae bacterium, one region contains:
- the cysS gene encoding cysteine--tRNA ligase: protein MPIRFFNTLSQKVEEFQPREDNIVRMYTCGPTVYHYVHIGNLRTFAFQDILRRWLRYRGYELRHVMNITDVEDKIIRNSLEQGKPIAEYTAVYEKAFLEDMETLRLQRPEMLVRATDHIQEMAQAIATLNDKGFTYTSDGSVYYRIAQFPGYGKLSHIHVEGQRAGARVDVDEYDKDDARDFVLWKSRRGDEPYWDTPLGPGRPGWHIECSVMAMKYLGETLDIHTGGIDLTFPHHENEIAQSEAISGKQFVRYWLHAEHLMVEGQKMAKSLGNFYTLRDLLDQGYAPETIRYLLTSVPYRKKLNFTFDGLRAAATAMERLRNYKLRLETSKFPEGESPAMAEAARRARAAFDDALDDDLNTAEALGAVFEFVRETNTAMDTGAFQAGNRAAALDLLAHFDAIFDVLRASVKAGGLSDEEIEKLIAERTQAKKTRNFARADELRVQLAEAGVVLEDTRDGVRWKRK from the coding sequence ATGCCGATCCGGTTTTTCAATACCCTTTCGCAAAAGGTTGAGGAGTTTCAGCCCCGCGAGGACAACATTGTCCGCATGTACACGTGCGGACCCACCGTCTACCACTACGTCCATATCGGGAACCTCCGCACGTTCGCCTTTCAGGACATCCTGCGCCGCTGGCTTCGCTATCGCGGCTACGAGCTTCGTCATGTGATGAACATCACCGACGTGGAGGATAAGATCATCCGGAATTCGCTCGAGCAGGGCAAGCCCATCGCCGAATACACGGCGGTCTACGAGAAGGCGTTCCTCGAGGACATGGAGACACTCCGGCTCCAGCGTCCGGAGATGCTCGTGCGCGCCACCGATCACATCCAGGAGATGGCCCAGGCGATCGCCACCCTCAACGACAAAGGGTTCACTTACACCAGCGACGGAAGCGTGTATTACCGCATCGCGCAGTTCCCCGGGTACGGCAAGCTGTCGCACATCCACGTGGAGGGGCAGCGAGCCGGCGCCCGTGTGGATGTCGACGAGTACGACAAGGACGACGCGCGCGACTTCGTGCTTTGGAAATCGCGCCGCGGCGACGAGCCGTACTGGGACACGCCGCTTGGCCCAGGCCGTCCCGGTTGGCACATCGAGTGCTCCGTAATGGCGATGAAGTACCTGGGTGAGACGCTCGACATCCACACCGGCGGCATCGACCTCACCTTTCCCCACCACGAGAACGAGATCGCCCAGTCCGAGGCGATCTCCGGGAAACAGTTCGTCCGCTACTGGCTCCACGCCGAGCACCTGATGGTCGAAGGCCAGAAGATGGCGAAGTCGCTGGGCAACTTCTACACACTGCGCGACCTTTTGGACCAGGGTTACGCGCCGGAGACCATCCGTTATCTGTTGACGTCGGTGCCCTACCGGAAAAAGCTGAACTTTACTTTCGACGGCCTTCGAGCCGCCGCCACGGCCATGGAGCGCTTGCGCAATTACAAGCTGCGCCTCGAAACCTCGAAGTTCCCCGAGGGCGAAAGTCCGGCCATGGCCGAGGCCGCCCGCCGCGCTCGCGCCGCCTTCGACGACGCGCTCGACGACGACCTCAATACCGCCGAAGCGCTCGGCGCCGTGTTCGAGTTCGTTCGCGAAACCAACACCGCCATGGACACCGGGGCGTTCCAGGCCGGCAACCGCGCCGCGGCGCTCGACCTGCTGGCTCACTTCGATGCCATCTTCGACGTCCTGCGCGCGAGCGTAAAGGCCGGTGGCCTGTCCGACGAAGAAATAGAGAAGCTGATCGCCGAACGTACCCAGGCCAAGAAGACACGCAACTTCGCCCGCGCCGACGAGCTTCGCGTTCAACTTGCGGAAGCAGGCGTTGTACTCGAAGACACTCGCGACGGCGTCCGATGGAAGAGAAAATGA
- a CDS encoding PLP-dependent aspartate aminotransferase family protein, with product MKLQTTAVHAGDRKAPRQAIPVTTPIVPAASFLYDDIETTDRVFGEEIEGFAYARYGSPTVHALEELVASLEAGAGALATSTGMSALQIAIQAALTDRRKSIVAANALYGATVRMLMSVFEPMGVEVTWVDMCDLAEVEAAIAEAKPGCVLLETISNPLLRVADLEAIASLSRAAGAALVVDTTFATPLLVRPLELGAHMAVHSLTKFLSGHGDVMGGAVVSDADHLPVLRALGKICGPGLGAFEAYLAMRGIKTFPLRMERQCANACRIASWLGSHERVEKVHYPADPAHRDSATIRKLFPENLHGAIVSFALRDAGRAEVFAFMNRLDLVVKGTSLGDVHTLLLYPAMSSHRDISPKQRARMGITEGLVRLSAGIEAAEDIIADLEQALAG from the coding sequence ATGAAACTCCAGACCACAGCGGTCCACGCGGGCGACCGCAAGGCCCCCCGGCAGGCGATTCCCGTGACGACGCCGATTGTCCCGGCCGCCAGCTTCCTTTACGACGATATCGAAACCACCGATCGCGTCTTCGGCGAGGAAATCGAAGGCTTCGCCTATGCGCGGTATGGCAGCCCCACCGTGCACGCGCTCGAGGAACTGGTGGCCTCGCTCGAGGCCGGCGCCGGCGCGCTGGCCACTTCCACCGGGATGTCGGCGCTGCAGATCGCGATTCAGGCTGCTCTTACGGACCGCCGGAAGTCGATTGTGGCCGCCAACGCCCTGTATGGCGCTACGGTCCGCATGCTGATGAGCGTGTTTGAGCCGATGGGTGTTGAGGTCACCTGGGTGGACATGTGCGACCTTGCCGAGGTGGAGGCCGCCATCGCCGAGGCCAAGCCAGGCTGCGTCCTGCTCGAAACCATTTCCAACCCGCTGCTCCGTGTCGCCGATCTGGAGGCGATCGCCAGCCTCTCGCGCGCCGCCGGAGCCGCGCTCGTCGTCGACACTACGTTCGCCACGCCGCTTCTCGTCCGGCCGCTCGAGTTGGGCGCGCACATGGCCGTGCACTCGCTCACGAAGTTCCTCTCCGGCCACGGCGACGTTATGGGCGGGGCCGTTGTGAGCGACGCCGACCACCTTCCCGTGCTTCGCGCGCTCGGCAAAATCTGCGGACCCGGTCTGGGCGCTTTCGAAGCGTACCTGGCTATGCGCGGCATCAAGACGTTTCCGCTGCGCATGGAGCGCCAGTGCGCCAACGCCTGCCGAATCGCCAGTTGGCTCGGCTCGCACGAACGCGTCGAAAAGGTCCACTATCCAGCCGATCCGGCCCACAGGGACAGCGCCACAATCCGTAAGCTCTTCCCCGAAAACCTGCACGGCGCGATCGTGAGCTTCGCTCTTCGCGACGCAGGCCGCGCCGAGGTGTTCGCCTTCATGAACCGCCTGGACCTGGTGGTGAAGGGGACTTCGCTCGGCGACGTCCACACGCTGCTGCTCTATCCGGCGATGAGTTCGCACCGGGATATCTCACCGAAGCAGCGCGCGCGGATGGGAATTACCGAAGGGCTCGTCCGGCTCTCCGCCGGCATCGAAGCGGCCGAGGACATCATCGCGGACCTTGAACAGGCGCTCGCCGGCTGA
- a CDS encoding glutamine-synthetase adenylyltransferase: protein MVSFQSDIAFRDQVRAAGKLVTLSEKLGPATVQKLRVLLRAAPDADAALGYLVRLDEANPAALQRIVRSPAALQFLVTVFAYSRFLSEEVLQHPEWIESLPQAGDLHRVITAEEYGKRLEARLAPLPLEDSPSAQLSAFRREQMLRILIRDILAYGTLADITAEISNLADAIVETTRARIRAGLVARFGEPRCGDGGSSALTVLALGKLGGQELNYSSDIDLMFLYTGNGETDGTESISNKEFFKKLCVRLTDWLSAYTPHGACYRVDLRLRPEGTLGEIALSIDGAREYYRSRARDWELQMLIKARVCAGDRQLGREMLEFIQPLTYSTTLDFSKVEAVSEARMRIHEKLAKRRGKKDEFDIKLAPGGIRDIEFLVQCLQRLHGGREPWVRHSGTLMALFRLWDKKLLSEREYGRLASAYRLFRNVEHRLQFLDDRQTHTLPEDTDELELLARRLPAVQLGADNTAELVHAAIERHLSAVKEIYERVVHLQLPLHYAPLSAPATPQLIPEDKATPAPDDAVSINLARAIEQRAPGLAATLAQPMSLLGRKAFESFLEQALERNPEWLEWLNDDRILAGYAIDLFEHSPYLGELLDRKPELIEELRQMRERPGSRVKYGEMPPLLAGPGDVRRFFTREMLRIQAESICLRTPIFDTLHRTSDLTDCIISTVYALAVDYVASNRGPAKADYQQSDQLMVIALGRLGMQEFDLGSDADLVFVLPEADADEMVFWTRVAERIVAVLTGYTADGTLFAVDTRLRPNGGDGPLVRTDASFKEYFSKAAEAWEGIAYMKARAVGGNLAAGTEFLSELQALDWRRYGQSGRSKSQLRQMRIRLEKEQGPENPLKAGRGGYYDIDFALMYLRLKSAGIFFPVLNTPARIDVIEKMGHLERADAEFLRDAATFYRAVDHAMRLSTGHSQGNLPAAQMQLDVISDLVGRWTDDHLHDQPLADELAQIEKRTREYFDRLFGAS, encoded by the coding sequence TTGGTTAGTTTTCAGTCCGATATCGCGTTTCGCGACCAGGTCCGCGCCGCCGGGAAGCTCGTAACGCTGAGTGAGAAACTCGGCCCGGCTACGGTCCAAAAACTGCGTGTGCTGCTGCGGGCCGCGCCGGACGCCGATGCGGCGCTCGGATACCTGGTTCGGCTGGACGAAGCCAACCCGGCGGCGCTGCAGCGGATCGTGCGGTCGCCAGCCGCGCTGCAGTTTCTGGTAACGGTCTTCGCTTACAGCCGGTTTCTCTCCGAAGAGGTTCTACAGCATCCGGAATGGATCGAGTCGCTCCCGCAGGCCGGCGACTTGCACCGGGTGATCACAGCCGAGGAATATGGAAAGCGGCTGGAAGCGCGTTTGGCTCCGCTTCCACTCGAAGACTCGCCCTCAGCCCAGTTGTCGGCGTTCCGCAGGGAGCAGATGCTACGGATCCTGATCCGCGACATCCTGGCGTACGGAACCTTGGCCGACATCACGGCGGAGATATCCAACCTCGCCGACGCGATCGTCGAAACCACGCGGGCGCGGATTCGCGCGGGACTGGTGGCGCGCTTCGGGGAACCACGGTGCGGCGACGGCGGAAGTTCCGCCCTGACCGTGTTGGCGCTCGGCAAGCTCGGCGGGCAGGAGCTGAACTACTCTTCCGACATCGACCTGATGTTTCTCTATACCGGCAACGGGGAAACCGACGGGACGGAGTCGATTTCGAACAAGGAGTTTTTCAAGAAGCTGTGCGTTCGGCTCACGGACTGGCTCTCGGCCTACACGCCGCATGGGGCCTGCTACCGGGTGGATCTGCGCCTGCGGCCGGAGGGAACTCTCGGCGAGATCGCGCTCTCGATCGACGGGGCGCGCGAATACTACCGGTCCCGGGCGCGGGACTGGGAGTTGCAGATGCTGATCAAGGCCCGCGTCTGCGCGGGTGATCGTCAGCTCGGCCGCGAGATGCTCGAGTTCATCCAGCCGTTGACGTATTCGACGACGCTCGACTTTTCGAAGGTGGAAGCGGTTTCCGAGGCCCGCATGCGCATCCACGAGAAGCTGGCGAAACGGCGGGGCAAGAAGGACGAGTTCGACATCAAGCTTGCGCCCGGCGGCATCCGCGATATCGAGTTTCTGGTGCAGTGCCTCCAGCGCCTGCACGGCGGACGCGAGCCCTGGGTGCGCCACAGCGGGACATTGATGGCGCTATTCCGGTTGTGGGACAAGAAGCTGCTGAGCGAGCGCGAATATGGGCGTCTGGCTTCCGCCTACCGCCTGTTTCGAAACGTCGAGCACCGGCTCCAGTTTCTCGACGACCGGCAGACCCATACGCTTCCCGAGGACACCGACGAGTTGGAGCTGCTGGCGAGGCGCCTGCCGGCGGTGCAATTGGGCGCCGACAATACAGCCGAACTCGTCCATGCCGCCATCGAGCGGCATCTCTCGGCGGTGAAAGAGATCTACGAACGCGTGGTGCACCTCCAACTCCCGCTGCACTACGCCCCGCTGAGCGCTCCGGCCACGCCGCAGTTGATCCCCGAGGACAAGGCCACGCCCGCTCCCGACGATGCCGTCTCGATCAACCTGGCGAGGGCGATCGAGCAGCGGGCGCCGGGGCTCGCGGCGACCCTGGCGCAGCCGATGAGCCTCCTGGGCCGGAAGGCGTTCGAATCGTTCCTGGAACAGGCGCTCGAACGGAATCCGGAGTGGCTCGAGTGGCTCAACGACGACCGGATCCTGGCCGGTTACGCGATCGATCTTTTCGAGCACAGCCCGTACCTGGGCGAACTGCTCGACCGGAAGCCGGAGTTGATCGAAGAGTTGCGGCAAATGCGCGAACGCCCGGGGTCGAGAGTGAAGTACGGCGAAATGCCTCCGCTGCTCGCCGGCCCTGGCGACGTCCGGCGCTTCTTCACGCGCGAGATGCTGCGGATTCAGGCGGAGAGCATCTGCCTGCGAACCCCGATCTTCGATACCCTGCACCGGACCTCGGACCTCACCGACTGCATTATTTCCACCGTCTACGCGCTGGCCGTCGACTACGTGGCGTCGAATCGCGGCCCGGCCAAGGCCGACTATCAACAGTCGGACCAGTTGATGGTGATCGCGCTGGGACGGCTGGGGATGCAGGAGTTCGACCTTGGGTCCGACGCGGACCTGGTGTTCGTTCTACCCGAAGCCGACGCCGACGAGATGGTGTTCTGGACGCGGGTGGCTGAACGGATCGTCGCGGTTCTCACTGGCTACACGGCGGATGGGACATTGTTCGCCGTGGACACGCGGCTCCGCCCGAACGGCGGCGACGGACCCCTGGTGCGGACGGATGCGTCCTTCAAGGAGTATTTCTCGAAGGCGGCCGAGGCTTGGGAAGGAATCGCCTACATGAAGGCCCGGGCTGTCGGTGGAAACCTCGCCGCGGGGACCGAATTCCTCAGCGAGTTGCAGGCCCTCGACTGGCGGCGGTACGGACAGTCCGGCCGGTCGAAGTCGCAACTGCGGCAGATGCGGATCCGGCTCGAGAAGGAGCAGGGCCCGGAGAACCCGCTCAAAGCCGGCCGCGGCGGCTACTACGACATCGATTTCGCGCTGATGTACCTGCGCCTGAAGAGCGCCGGAATCTTCTTCCCGGTGCTGAACACCCCGGCGCGAATCGACGTGATCGAGAAGATGGGCCACCTCGAGCGCGCCGACGCGGAATTCCTCCGCGACGCGGCGACTTTCTACAGAGCCGTGGACCACGCGATGCGGCTGAGCACCGGCCATTCGCAGGGGAACCTGCCCGCCGCGCAGATGCAACTCGATGTGATCAGCGACCTTGTGGGCCGGTGGACGGACGATCACCTGCACGATCAGCCGCTCGCCGACGAACTGGCGCAGATAGAAAAGCGCACTCGGGAGTACTTCGATCGCCTTTTTGGTGCATCCTAG
- a CDS encoding DUF3500 domain-containing protein: protein MKDRREFLKTAALGAAASMAPEAFGAKTKSDSETLAATLYKSLKPEQREKVCFPFDHPLRSKVDANWRITPDKIVEVFDRDQQAMVEEIFANLHNPEFVGQVIRHMEEDYGGVRNYSVALFGEPGRKFEFVLTGRHCTIRCDGDSVDGAAFGGPIMYGHQSGPNATEAPDHGQNVYWYQAKRANEVFQALNGKQRDAALLSRAPRAEAQNKTVAFRTKAEGFAGLPVADMTRDQRALVEKVLADLLLPFRQRDALEATRYIRGAGGVESLWMSFYKNMDIGNDGVWDVWQLESANMVWLFRGYPHVHTWVNLQAG from the coding sequence ATGAAAGATCGCCGCGAATTCCTGAAAACAGCCGCGTTGGGCGCCGCGGCCTCAATGGCGCCGGAGGCGTTCGGCGCGAAAACGAAGTCCGATTCCGAAACGCTGGCGGCAACGCTTTACAAGAGCCTGAAGCCGGAGCAGCGCGAGAAGGTGTGTTTCCCGTTCGACCACCCGCTACGTTCCAAGGTGGACGCGAACTGGCGGATCACGCCGGACAAAATCGTCGAAGTGTTCGACCGCGATCAGCAGGCCATGGTGGAAGAGATTTTCGCCAACCTGCACAATCCGGAGTTCGTCGGGCAGGTGATCCGGCACATGGAAGAGGACTACGGCGGTGTGCGGAACTATTCGGTGGCGCTGTTCGGCGAGCCCGGCCGGAAGTTCGAGTTCGTGCTCACCGGGCGTCACTGCACGATCCGGTGCGACGGCGATTCGGTGGACGGGGCGGCCTTCGGTGGACCCATTATGTATGGACACCAGTCCGGGCCGAACGCCACCGAAGCGCCCGATCACGGCCAGAACGTCTACTGGTATCAGGCCAAGCGGGCGAACGAAGTCTTTCAGGCGCTGAACGGAAAGCAGCGCGACGCCGCCCTGCTGAGCCGTGCGCCGCGGGCGGAGGCCCAGAACAAGACCGTCGCATTCCGGACCAAAGCCGAAGGATTCGCGGGGCTTCCGGTGGCCGACATGACGCGGGATCAGCGGGCGCTGGTGGAAAAAGTTCTGGCTGATCTGCTGCTTCCGTTCCGCCAGAGGGACGCGCTCGAGGCGACGAGATACATCCGCGGAGCGGGAGGCGTTGAGTCGCTTTGGATGTCGTTTTATAAGAACATGGACATTGGAAACGACGGGGTGTGGGACGTGTGGCAACTGGAAAGCGCGAACATGGTATGGTTATTTCGCGGGTACCCGCACGTGCACACTTGGGTGAACCTGCAGGCAGGTTGA
- a CDS encoding DUF4097 family beta strand repeat-containing protein has translation MKPTILSILAAAAFLATAACDLDAFETSQRFKEEFHFRHDLKPGGRLAVENFNGSVEIEGWNQSYVEIDGEKYASTRENLDRMSVQVKPSADFIDVRTVRETGISRWGNMGARYRIRVPSKTRLDGIVSSNGPITIRNVEEVGRVRTSNGPVRLQGTAGNADIDTSNGPVEIRDFSGPANVHTSNGPVTVSGATGRLDVVTSNGPVRAEMSAASDAVRLRTSNGPLTLTFSDAKVPDVTASTSNGPVTVRMPANAKARIKAHTSNSSIDCSLPGLNVESKSKTSLAATLGGGGPLLDLATSNGRVRIEER, from the coding sequence ATGAAACCTACGATTCTTTCCATTCTCGCGGCCGCGGCATTCCTGGCTACCGCAGCTTGTGACCTCGACGCTTTCGAAACCTCGCAGCGTTTTAAGGAGGAGTTTCATTTCCGTCACGACCTGAAGCCGGGCGGGCGGCTCGCCGTGGAGAACTTCAATGGCTCCGTCGAGATCGAGGGGTGGAATCAAAGCTACGTCGAGATCGACGGCGAGAAGTATGCCTCCACCCGGGAGAATCTCGACCGGATGAGCGTCCAGGTGAAGCCGTCGGCGGATTTCATCGATGTCCGCACGGTCCGCGAGACCGGCATCAGCCGTTGGGGCAACATGGGCGCGCGCTACCGGATTCGCGTCCCTTCCAAGACTCGCCTGGACGGGATCGTCAGTTCGAACGGGCCCATTACGATCCGCAATGTCGAAGAAGTGGGGCGCGTCCGGACTTCGAACGGGCCGGTGCGTCTGCAGGGGACGGCGGGCAACGCGGACATCGACACTTCCAACGGGCCGGTGGAGATCCGCGATTTCTCAGGACCCGCGAACGTCCACACATCGAATGGGCCGGTGACGGTAAGCGGGGCGACGGGACGTTTGGATGTCGTGACATCGAATGGCCCAGTGCGAGCCGAGATGAGCGCCGCTAGCGACGCTGTGCGCCTCCGGACTTCAAATGGCCCGCTGACCCTCACCTTCTCCGACGCCAAGGTGCCGGATGTGACGGCCTCCACCTCCAACGGCCCGGTCACGGTCCGGATGCCCGCAAACGCGAAGGCGCGAATCAAGGCGCACACGAGTAACTCGTCGATCGATTGCAGCCTGCCCGGATTGAATGTCGAATCGAAGAGCAAGACGTCGTTGGCGGCGACGCTCGGAGGCGGCGGACCGCTGCTCGATCTCGCCACATCGAACGGACGCGTCCGCATCGAAGAGAGGTAA
- a CDS encoding pyruvate carboxylase, producing the protein MQKLLALNRGEIAIRILRAANELGFRTAAVFSKEDRLSLHRFKADEAYLIGESKGPVEAYLDVDNIVALAAEKGVEYIHPGYGFLAENPALPRACERAGITFIGPSAEILELLGDKTAARRLAEKAGLPVIPGTAQPVETWKAAEKAAARIGFPLIIKAAFGGGGRGMRVVAQPAQLRELYEEAQHEAAAAFGNGAVFLERFIQRPRHIEVQILGDRHGSLLHLYERDCSVQRRHQKVVEVAPAVSLPAELRDAITAGAVRLAREAGYYNAGTVEFLVDSDTNEWFFIEVNPRIQVEHTVSEMVTGIDLVRCQIQVAQGLSLHGEEMNLPRQEDVPLHGYALQCRITTEDPANNFIPDYGRIHTYRSPAGFGIRLDGASAYGGAVITPYYDSLLVKVTAWARDFHHACQRMDRALREFRIRGVKTNIPFLENVVNNADFQAGVVTTRFLDETPALFHFRPRRDRATKLLSYLAEVLVNGNPEVAGKPKPALLRNAPIPPHDPNAPPSGTRQLLDEMGPEKFARWIRSERRLLLTDTTFRDAHQSLMATRVRTIDLLTIANWVSHRMPHLFSLEMWGGATFDVALRFLHEDPWQRLAKLREAIPNVCFQMLLRASNAVGYTAYPDNVVREFILEAARQGIDIFRIFDSLNYLPNMKVAMETTRKTGRICEAAICYTGDILDPARDKYPLEYYTKMARELEKMGAHIIAIKDMAGLVRPYAATRLVSALRDVTDLPIHFHTHDTSGVNAASILKAADAGVDIADAAISSMSGATSQPNLDSIVAALAHTDRDTGLDTGSLQRAADYWESVRTWYEPFDAAPKSGTAEVYLHEMPGGQYTNLKAQAESMGLGERWPEVAQAYADVNMTFGDIVKVTPSSKVVGDMALFLVSHGMTAKQLASLGPDHTLNIPNSVIDMFNGSLGEPQGGWPKQVQRVVLKGAKPKKTRPAAVRFEVASAELEKKIHRKPSHTDLLSYLLYPQVYLKFARNQAAWGDVEVLPTPQFFFGMEKGEEVTLDLEPGKTLVVKFLTVGDPHPDGTRTVFFELNGQPREVTIRDKTLEVRKEESPKADPAHPGQVGAPIPGMVTSIAVELNQQVKPGERLLVMEAMKMQTTVSAPVEGRVAKLLVGPGQSVEPKDLLLVIE; encoded by the coding sequence ATGCAAAAACTGCTTGCCTTGAACCGCGGCGAAATCGCCATTCGTATCCTCCGCGCCGCCAACGAGTTAGGGTTTCGCACGGCGGCGGTGTTTTCGAAGGAAGACCGTCTGAGCCTGCATCGGTTCAAGGCCGACGAGGCCTATCTGATCGGGGAATCCAAAGGCCCGGTGGAAGCCTACCTCGATGTCGATAACATTGTTGCGCTGGCCGCCGAAAAAGGCGTCGAGTACATCCATCCCGGCTACGGTTTCCTGGCCGAGAATCCGGCTCTGCCCCGCGCGTGCGAACGGGCCGGGATCACCTTCATCGGGCCGAGCGCGGAGATCCTCGAGCTGCTCGGCGACAAGACCGCCGCCCGGCGCCTGGCCGAGAAAGCCGGGCTGCCGGTCATCCCCGGAACGGCGCAGCCCGTGGAAACCTGGAAAGCCGCCGAGAAGGCCGCCGCGCGAATCGGCTTTCCGCTCATCATCAAGGCAGCGTTTGGCGGAGGCGGGCGGGGAATGCGGGTGGTCGCCCAGCCGGCCCAGCTTCGCGAACTCTATGAGGAAGCCCAGCACGAGGCCGCCGCCGCGTTCGGCAACGGCGCCGTCTTCCTGGAGCGGTTTATCCAGCGTCCCCGCCACATCGAAGTGCAGATTCTGGGCGATCGCCATGGCTCGCTTCTCCACTTGTATGAGCGGGATTGCTCGGTCCAGCGCCGCCATCAGAAGGTAGTGGAGGTGGCTCCGGCGGTGTCCCTCCCGGCGGAACTTCGCGATGCCATCACGGCCGGAGCCGTTCGTCTCGCCCGCGAAGCCGGTTACTACAACGCTGGAACGGTGGAGTTTCTCGTTGACTCCGACACCAACGAGTGGTTCTTCATCGAGGTGAACCCCCGGATCCAGGTGGAGCACACCGTCAGCGAGATGGTCACCGGAATCGACCTCGTCCGGTGCCAGATTCAGGTGGCCCAGGGCCTCTCCCTCCACGGCGAGGAAATGAATCTTCCCCGGCAGGAAGATGTGCCTCTCCACGGCTACGCGCTGCAATGCCGGATCACCACGGAGGACCCGGCCAACAACTTCATTCCGGACTACGGCCGGATCCACACGTACCGCTCGCCCGCGGGATTCGGAATCCGGCTCGACGGGGCCTCGGCCTACGGCGGCGCCGTCATCACGCCCTATTACGATTCGCTGCTCGTGAAAGTGACCGCCTGGGCGCGGGACTTCCACCACGCCTGCCAGCGCATGGACCGCGCCCTGCGCGAGTTCCGCATCCGCGGCGTGAAGACGAACATCCCGTTCCTCGAGAACGTCGTCAACAATGCCGACTTCCAGGCCGGGGTGGTAACCACGCGGTTCCTCGACGAAACTCCGGCGCTGTTCCATTTCCGCCCGCGCCGGGACCGCGCGACCAAGCTCCTCAGCTATCTCGCCGAAGTACTGGTGAACGGCAATCCCGAGGTGGCCGGAAAGCCCAAGCCGGCGCTCCTTCGGAACGCTCCGATTCCACCGCACGATCCCAATGCGCCTCCATCGGGCACGCGGCAATTGCTCGACGAAATGGGGCCGGAGAAGTTCGCGCGCTGGATCCGATCGGAACGCCGCCTGCTGCTGACCGATACGACCTTCCGCGATGCCCATCAATCGCTGATGGCGACGCGCGTCCGCACCATCGACCTGCTGACCATCGCCAACTGGGTGTCGCACCGGATGCCGCATCTGTTCAGCCTGGAAATGTGGGGCGGGGCGACGTTCGACGTGGCGCTGCGCTTCCTCCATGAAGACCCGTGGCAGCGGCTGGCCAAACTGCGCGAAGCGATCCCGAACGTCTGCTTCCAGATGCTGCTGCGCGCGTCGAACGCCGTCGGCTACACCGCCTACCCGGATAACGTCGTCCGCGAGTTCATTCTCGAAGCCGCACGTCAAGGCATCGACATCTTCCGCATCTTCGACTCGCTGAACTACCTGCCGAACATGAAGGTGGCAATGGAGACCACCCGAAAGACCGGGCGCATCTGCGAGGCCGCCATCTGCTACACCGGCGACATCCTCGATCCGGCTCGAGACAAGTACCCGCTCGAGTACTACACGAAGATGGCGCGGGAACTGGAGAAGATGGGCGCGCACATCATCGCCATTAAGGATATGGCCGGACTGGTGAGGCCCTATGCAGCCACGCGGCTCGTGAGTGCGCTGCGCGATGTCACTGATTTGCCCATCCATTTCCACACGCACGACACTTCCGGGGTGAATGCGGCCTCGATTCTCAAGGCTGCCGACGCAGGGGTGGACATCGCGGACGCGGCGATCTCCTCCATGTCCGGCGCCACCTCGCAGCCCAACCTGGATTCCATTGTCGCGGCGTTGGCGCACACGGATCGCGACACCGGGCTCGATACCGGTTCGCTGCAACGCGCCGCCGATTACTGGGAGTCGGTACGCACCTGGTACGAACCTTTCGACGCGGCGCCGAAGTCCGGCACCGCCGAGGTCTACCTGCACGAAATGCCCGGCGGCCAGTACACGAATCTGAAGGCGCAGGCCGAGTCGATGGGGCTTGGCGAGCGCTGGCCCGAGGTTGCGCAGGCGTACGCCGACGTCAACATGACCTTTGGCGACATCGTCAAGGTGACGCCGTCGAGCAAGGTGGTGGGCGACATGGCGTTGTTCCTGGTGAGCCACGGGATGACGGCGAAGCAACTGGCTTCGCTCGGGCCGGATCACACGCTCAACATCCCCAACTCGGTCATCGACATGTTCAACGGGTCGCTGGGAGAGCCGCAGGGCGGATGGCCAAAGCAGGTCCAGCGTGTGGTGCTCAAGGGCGCCAAGCCGAAGAAGACCCGTCCGGCCGCGGTGAGGTTCGAGGTGGCTTCGGCGGAGCTCGAGAAGAAGATTCATCGCAAGCCATCCCATACCGATCTGCTCAGCTACTTGCTGTACCCGCAGGTGTACCTGAAGTTTGCCAGGAACCAGGCCGCCTGGGGCGACGTTGAAGTGCTGCCCACGCCGCAGTTCTTCTTTGGGATGGAGAAGGGCGAGGAAGTCACGCTCGATCTCGAACCGGGCAAGACGCTCGTGGTGAAGTTTCTCACGGTCGGCGATCCGCACCCGGATGGCACGCGCACGGTGTTTTTCGAACTCAATGGCCAGCCGCGCGAGGTTACGATTCGGGACAAGACCTTGGAGGTGCGCAAGGAAGAAAGCCCGAAGGCGGACCCGGCGCATCCCGGACAGGTCGGCGCGCCGATTCCGGGCATGGTCACTTCCATCGCCGTGGAGTTGAATCAGCAAGTAAAGCCCGGCGAGCGGCTGCTGGTGATGGAGGCGATGAAGATGCAGACCACGGTCAGTGCGCCTGTGGAGGGCCGGGTTGCGAAATTGCTTGTGGGGCCGGGGCAGAGTGTGGAGCCGAAGGATCTGTTATTGGTGATCGAGTAG